In Centroberyx gerrardi isolate f3 chromosome 7, fCenGer3.hap1.cur.20231027, whole genome shotgun sequence, the sequence CTCATTCAATTAATACATTGTGTTTCCTTAATATAATGGGAAAATGACCATGTAAATGAAATCTCTATCAGATCCTACTTGTAATGAACTGCTCTGCCTAAAAGAAACCTTAATACATCTTCCACTCGTTGATTTGCAGGCTAACACTGCTATGTGGCTACACatttctcctgtttttcctaacctttccctctgtccctcttgtGTCTCCGCAGGATCACATGAAGGCACCGAAAGCATCCAAGTCCAAGGCGGCAGAGACAGTAGCTGAAGGAGCAGTGGAGGGCCTGCAGCAGATCcccgaggagggaggagaggagctccATGCCGGCCTCGACTCAGACGAGGAGGTGGAGATCGAGGAGATTATCGAGGAGTCTCGCGCCCAGCGCATCAAGCGCACCAGCAAGCAGCGCGTGGACAACATAAAGAAAGCCTTCTCcaaagagaagatggagaagaccAAGCTAAAGACCAGGGAGAACTTGGAGAAGACCAAGCAGAGGACCCGCGAGAACCTGGAGAAGACGAGACAGAGGACCCGCGAGAACCTGGAGAAGACCAAGCACAGCCTGGAGAAGAAGATGGGCAAGCTCGGCTCCCGCATGACCCCCAACATGGAGCGCAAGGCGAAGATGAAGACCTCCAAAGACAAGGTGCAGAAGTCCCTGACCCCCGACCACACGGTCTACGCTCGCTCCAAGACGACCGTGTACCGCGTGCCCCCCTTCACCTTCCACGTGAAGAAGATCCgggacggggaggaggaggtggtgcagAACACAGAGATGGTGGAGGTGGCCGAGACCGAAAGCGGCCTGCCggtgggagaggaggacgaGCTGGGTGTGCacgtggaggtggaggagggcgaGCTGGTGAGCGTAGACAGCCCAGAGATGGAGGCTCTGCTGGAGGTGGCCGAGGACTCTCCGCTGGTCCTGGTGGAGACAGACCACCTAAAGAAGGCCCGCAGCGAGTAGACCGGCCCGGCTCCGCGCTGCTGTGATTTGAGGAAGGGTGCGATGGAAGgatgaagagggggagggagtaATCGGTGAATGATTCTAATCACAAGGACACGATATTAGTTATAGGGACTTTATGGACGTGATCACAATCAATGGCgtctcatttgttttctgttttctttttatcttaCCCAACAGGGATGACTTTTAACTTTGATATTTGCTCCTCTTTAGCatagaaatttaaaaaacaaacaaagctagTTTTTGCAACATGCTGTAGGCTGTTCCTCTTATTCCTGATTTATTTTCTCAGCTTTTTAGGTTTTCAGTGAATGACTGTGATCATTCGCTCAACAACTATGCTAGATCTAGAGGTCTAGGGTATTTGCTGTTTGTAGAATTTTGTTGGTTTCTAAAATGTAGGAACCCTTGACGAGTGCCACAAGGAAAAAGGTATAAATAGTCTTTGCTATTGAGATGTATGTACAATATTTGCCTTGTAAGATATGCACATCAATAGGTATGGTAACAGAAGGTTGCTAGCAAGGTTTGTAATGTAATCGATGGTTTGTGGTCATGCAATGTGCAagactgaatgaaatgaaagaacgAGTAGGCAGCGTTTAGGCctataaaagaaataaagaagaggcaggagaagaagagacaaatGGGAATGGACTTAGTGAGTGTCTTTCCCTCGACTGAAGAGTTTACAAAAACATGAACCAGACATGCAGTCTCAACAGTTTGACATTAGATCATAAAGCTTTTTACTGCCAACGTGGGCTCAGCTCACTCAGCCATTGTGCCAAATGTTATGATGGAAAGTTTGTCACATATTAAAGACTGAGGCGTGGGTAACTGAAAATAAGAGTACAACGTCTGTTATCTGAAATTATAGCAGGGAATGAAAGGTTTGCTCATATTAATTTCGCTTTTGAAATATCACAAAATTCAACAGAACAACCCATGACAGATAATTGAAACTACTGTTATGACAATGAAACCAAAagaagtaatttttttttttttgtgctttcaaAAAAAGAGAAGTCACCTCATCATCCTTTTATTGAGGTTTAAGTTGTACTATATTACTATGTGTGGAAATAGCTCTCTCTTCTGATCCCGGATCCTTGTCTGGAGCTGATCTCTAATCTGAGAGTCATCCAAAATTGGATCCAATGCCAAAGATCGATGCCAATGAAACTTAGAATGTAACATTTGCTACTGTGTTTCTTCACTATGCATGCTAGATAacattagtaaaaaaaaaaacacgttttGAATGTTATTTACTGTAAGATGTTTGGATGTCTATTCACCCTGTCACAAGTGTTGGACATGCTGTATAGGGCACTGCTGCACAGAGGGGAAGAAGATTGACTGTGTCACCATGGTCACAGCTCATCACAACACATTTGCACACTCCCATTAAATTTTCCAAGGTAATTGCAGGCGGAAAAATGACAGTCTGAAACCCCTGAAGTATATTTCAGGACCAGATGACAGTTTAATGACGGTCTACGTCACACGtggaaatgtaaatgtcatatCACGtggaaatgtaaatgtcatacTAAATGTTATTGAATTGAGACAGAACGCTGCCAGGTGTTATGGATGGCACGGCACTTTAATAAATGTCAGAGCGCAGGAACAAAAATCTTGTTTGCAGAGACCAGATGCAATCTCATGTACGTCCTCGGAAGAACAGAAGGAATGTCCAcactcgcaaaaaaaaaaaactttcaatgCTTTTAATCCGTAGCAAGCCATGAATGAATGCTGCTGAAAGCCAAGTACTAAGACATGTTCATTTTTGAATGCATTAAAAGCATTTCATCtgatttttttgtccttttctttctAACGTAAGTGTACAGAAGACGCTCATAGAGGCCTGACAGCTCAGTTAAAGAGCTCCATTCAGGAAGCTGTGATGACTGGAGTGTCATTATTCTGAGCCAATCCATCAAGGCCGTCCTCCATCTTCAAACAGCAGAGGGACAAAGGGCTCAGGGCAGGAAGAGGGCGAACGTACggcttccttctctctccctagAGCCCAGTGTGTCTGACCTTGATGCGGTGTGGGCAGGCAGAGGCCCGCCGTGCAGCATGGGACGCCATTAGGATAATCAATGGGCTGGGGGAATGTGATTAAGGAGAGTGCTCCCTCTGAGCGCTGAACAAAGGACAGAGCAAAGGGAGAggacattatgtgtgtgtgtgtgtgtggatgtgtgtgtgggtgtgtgtgtgagggctacagtatgtgtgtacagtatgttcacaCTGATGCGTATATGAGTTGGGGGGAGTACTCACACTCAGAATAGTTGTGGAACCACACATCTCCAAATGCTGTTTAAATGTTTTGGTGAAACAGCAACCAACGACGattacaaagacagaaaataacaaaGAAATCAACAACAGGCCTGTGGCATCATTTAAGCTTATTTTGTATTGAATTTCAGGTGAATAAAATCTGCATTTGCATTACATATCAAACACTGATGGCTTCTTCTCAGCGCTCCATTCCTGTTTTTACAAAAGCTATGTGTTACCATGTTGTAAGCTACTGGCTATTAAAAAGTGAGCTGGCCTGCTAGAACCGCGTTGGGCAGATCAAGCAAACCTCATATCAAAACATTGTCACTGTAAAATGATGAGCCACACTACTGCAATGAGATGTCTACACATccacaaacagaaaacatgacACATAATTTGCTCTCTGTGTTACTAGTTCATACTCAAATAATGAAGCTTGCtttttgtgttgactttaaggCCTCTTTCCCCTAACcactgctatataaataaataaaagcttcCTGAATTACATATACTGCCTATTATTTTGATCTTATGTGGCCTTCACCCTTAAAttgaacattttatttacaagtGTGCCTGATTACTTGAATGCCAACTTTCCTATTCACACACCTTTGTTGTAGTAAAAGTATTCAATTCTTGTCCCAAATTTGCataactctttctttctttcttgtaaGAATCctaatatatattttagaaggatactatacaaatatcacagctaAATTGTAAACTCTACTATTCTGTAGGAATagtatgaatattatagtgatacaaaaaaataaaaaaactataaactcactattgagtaccacagacacactgtcccAGGAATgttataatgatttttttttttttataagattTTATAAGAACTGAAAATATCATTGACTTTTGtgtatattggtggttgtttgccttatgaagATCACCCACTGGATGTCGTATTCCcattaattacattttccaCCACATAAACTAATTGCTGTCGACGTATATGATccacaagttttttttttccaatttgcTAATGTGAAGTGAAGTTTTTTTTCTACGGTCCACCTACAGCCTTGGGTAGAGCAGCGACAGGAATACTGATTAAGAGTAGGTCAATACTGTATTGGTGTTATTAAACTCTTGATGACGTAGATGCTGCCAGTAATTCAGATGACTTCCAGCCTTGCTCTTCTCTCGAGGAGAACTTCCTCCCTCCGTCGCCAATAGGAACGCGGGCTTCCCTTCACGTCCAGTCGAAGGGAGGGTTGTCGTGAGGGAACAGCGCAGTTGCGACAGCAGTAAACACGACGCGCTCAACCAACCTTTGCCTCTACGCCCCGCCTCTCCGGGTGATATACTCCACTCTGATTGGCTAGTGGACAGATCACGACTACTATTGGCTTCCTGGCGTGTCAATAAACCAA encodes:
- the cavin1a gene encoding caveolae-associated protein 1 encodes the protein MTDSGVKLERAALAEVLYDDDEVALVGAATEPAVDDDDPAEEVDLVLATGSGGKSEAQVNGVMVLSLLDKIIGVVDQIQQTQHGLEARQEAMEKSVSGIQGELAKLTKSHTGTANTVNKMLEKVRKVSVNVKTVRSNLEKQAGQIKKLESNENELLKRRNFKVLIYQDHMKAPKASKSKAAETVAEGAVEGLQQIPEEGGEELHAGLDSDEEVEIEEIIEESRAQRIKRTSKQRVDNIKKAFSKEKMEKTKLKTRENLEKTKQRTRENLEKTRQRTRENLEKTKHSLEKKMGKLGSRMTPNMERKAKMKTSKDKVQKSLTPDHTVYARSKTTVYRVPPFTFHVKKIRDGEEEVVQNTEMVEVAETESGLPVGEEDELGVHVEVEEGELVSVDSPEMEALLEVAEDSPLVLVETDHLKKARSE